In Excalfactoria chinensis isolate bCotChi1 chromosome 3, bCotChi1.hap2, whole genome shotgun sequence, one DNA window encodes the following:
- the ACP1 gene encoding low molecular weight phosphotyrosine protein phosphatase isoform X2: MAAGEAKSVLFVCLGNICRSPIAEAVFRKLVTDEKLENKWMTDSAAVSDWNVGRSPDTRALSCLRNHGIETAHKARQVTKDDFQTFDYILCMDESNLRDLKRKSNQVKDCKAKIELLGSYDPQKQLIIEDPYYGSEKDFETVYEQCVRCCKAFLEKPH, encoded by the exons GAAACATATGCCGCTCTCCAATAGCTGAGGCAGTTTTTAGGAAACTTGTAACCGAtgaaaaacttgaaaataag TGGATGACAGacagtgctgctgtttcagaCTGGAACGTGGGGCGCTCCCCAGATACAAGGGCTTTAAGCTGTCTAAGAAATCATGGCATTGAGACAGCACATAAAGCACGACAG GTTACTAAAGATGATTTCCAGACCTTTGATTATATACTTTGTATGGATGAAAGCAATCTAAG agatctgaagaggaaaagcaacCAGGTTAAAGACTGCAAGGCCAAAATTGAACTGCTTGGGTCATATGATCCACAGAAACAACTTATTATTGAAGATCCATACTat GGGAGTGAAAAGGACTTTGAAACTGTTTACGAGCAGTGTGTTAGATGCTGTAAAGCGTTTTTGGAGAAGCCTCATTAA
- the ACP1 gene encoding low molecular weight phosphotyrosine protein phosphatase isoform X1 translates to MAAGEAKSVLFVCLGNICRSPIAEAVFRKLVTDEKLENKWRIDSAATSTYEIGNPPDYRGQTCMKKHGITMNHIARQVTKDDFQTFDYILCMDESNLRDLKRKSNQVKDCKAKIELLGSYDPQKQLIIEDPYYGSEKDFETVYEQCVRCCKAFLEKPH, encoded by the exons GAAACATATGCCGCTCTCCAATAGCTGAGGCAGTTTTTAGGAAACTTGTAACCGAtgaaaaacttgaaaataag tgGAGGATAGACAGTGCAGCGACATCTACCTATGAAATAGGAAACCCTCCTGACTATCGAGGACAGACTTGCATGAAGAAGCATGGCATTACCATGAATCATATTGCCAGGCAG GTTACTAAAGATGATTTCCAGACCTTTGATTATATACTTTGTATGGATGAAAGCAATCTAAG agatctgaagaggaaaagcaacCAGGTTAAAGACTGCAAGGCCAAAATTGAACTGCTTGGGTCATATGATCCACAGAAACAACTTATTATTGAAGATCCATACTat GGGAGTGAAAAGGACTTTGAAACTGTTTACGAGCAGTGTGTTAGATGCTGTAAAGCGTTTTTGGAGAAGCCTCATTAA